From the Cupriavidus necator N-1 genome, one window contains:
- a CDS encoding histone deacetylase family protein — protein sequence MLTFFHPEQLLHHPQSYYSRGKMRSPQELPARAQRLVQAAEALGFALHAPADHGLAPLAAVHDQPYLQFLQDAHASWRELPEDWGDEVMSNIFVREPNALRGVLAQAARYLADGSCPVGLNTWRSAYWSAQSAVAGALALLDGERSAYALCRPPGHHARRDAAGGFCYLNNAAIAAQALRARFGRVAILDTDMHHGQGIQEIFYDRADVLYVSIHGDPTNSYPVVAGFDDEHGRGAGAGHNLNLPMPHRSPESVFFDKLDTARGAIERFQADALVLSLGFDIYREDPQSLVDVSTEGFGRLGRAVASLGLPTLIVQEGGYHLDSLAANAKAFFGGIQQSGTGA from the coding sequence ATGCTGACGTTTTTCCATCCCGAGCAATTGCTGCACCATCCGCAGAGTTACTACTCGCGCGGCAAGATGCGCTCGCCGCAGGAGCTGCCCGCGCGGGCACAGCGGCTGGTGCAGGCGGCAGAGGCGCTTGGCTTCGCGCTCCACGCCCCCGCTGACCACGGCCTCGCGCCGCTCGCCGCCGTGCACGACCAGCCTTACCTGCAGTTCCTGCAGGACGCCCATGCCAGCTGGCGCGAGCTGCCGGAGGACTGGGGCGACGAGGTCATGTCCAATATCTTCGTGCGCGAGCCCAACGCCCTGCGCGGCGTGCTGGCGCAGGCCGCGCGCTATCTCGCCGACGGCAGCTGCCCGGTGGGCCTGAACACCTGGCGCTCGGCCTACTGGTCGGCGCAGAGCGCGGTGGCCGGCGCCCTGGCGCTGCTGGACGGCGAACGCAGCGCCTACGCCTTGTGCCGGCCGCCGGGCCATCATGCCCGGCGCGACGCGGCGGGCGGCTTCTGCTACCTGAACAATGCCGCGATCGCCGCCCAGGCCCTGCGCGCGCGCTTTGGCCGCGTGGCCATCCTCGATACCGACATGCACCACGGCCAGGGCATCCAGGAGATCTTCTACGACCGGGCCGATGTGCTCTACGTGTCGATCCACGGCGACCCGACCAATTCCTATCCGGTGGTCGCGGGCTTCGACGATGAGCACGGCCGCGGCGCAGGCGCCGGCCACAACCTCAACCTGCCGATGCCGCACCGTTCGCCCGAGTCAGTCTTCTTCGACAAGCTGGACACGGCGCGCGGCGCCATCGAACGCTTCCAGGCAGACGCGCTGGTGCTGTCGCTTGGCTTCGACATCTACCGCGAGGATCCGCAGTCGCTGGTGGACGTGTCCACCGAAGGCTTCGGCCGCCTCGGCCGCGCCGTTGCCTCACTTGGCCTGCCCACGCTGATCGTGCAGGAAGGCGGCTACCACCTCGATTCGCTCGCCGCCAATGCAAAGGCCTTCTTCGGCGGCATCCAACAGTCAGGAACGGGCGCATGA
- a CDS encoding DUF748 domain-containing protein — protein MRGQIFWNDMAFKQSIQAVAATPRGRLATRVAGGVVAALAVFGLAGYFGGPPLLKYLIEKNATEALGRKVTLGKAHVRPFELAATLTDLTIYERDGKTPALTLGEAEANTSLASVWHLAPVVDNLHVDRLAVHVLRGADGRMSFADVQDKLAALPPKPPDAKPARFSVNNIAVTGTSFSYDDKQLGSSLRVDNLTLTLPFLSNLPHDVEIVTRPTLSAQVNGTRLALDGEVLPFADSRQTRLNVNLDGLEVARLMAFAPPLRDAEVKSGKLDTRLTVAFRQQKDTQEMLVMGTAALRDAEVVTRAGQPLVKSGRLAVDIGKLEPLAHRAQLRSVEIEGLGVEAARRADGSLNLATAFLPQAVSKSTDGVAPAPTPASAPVAASGAQATPAAPPATAAKDVPWRYAVDRIVVKQARLGFEDALAPSGQGKLALGPLDAEVKGFAGTEGDKPARIDATLTVADGQTLHHTGDLLLRDGTLAGTLETTGLRPQGFAAWWPRELRSQFGETAVNAELHYRMAWATPQFQFVLEKSRLELAPLYVATREPVTMPVSAAARAGADAQERATANGNAGPRASRRERERAAADREGANLPLLRAEKLVLEDIQFDLAKQTFATSQVTLAQPQIAATRDYHGQLIEMARLWATESAQQARATPRQAAPAAATASGAPAPGGWKANIGKVTVDGGSARLADYQPAEANRGRPVIHEFRNIALATGAIAWPLTPAAVPVRLHAESGQRGVIGVDGSVLPTVPASRLQLDLREVEMRPLQPYLADRFNAALRSGTLTVKGKLNVDAPTGKPIAAQFAGNVLSGNVRTVDRISGDDFLRWRSLAVSGIDFAMDESKGPMRVSLGNVALSDFYARVILNANGRLNLQDVMAGGAAKGEAAPSTSLTQASPASAPATPPVQVGDTRTAQVEQKPGGPKPQVRIGGVSLEKGNINFSDFFVKPNYSANLTGMKGKVSKVSSGDPTPADLVLDGRIDDDAPVNISGKLNPLGEQLFLDIAAKASGVELTRLTPYAAKYAGYPITKGKLTVDVAYKIENGKLDASNHLFLDQLTFGERVDSPDATKLPVLLAVSLLKDRNGVIDVNLPVSGSLSDPEFSIGGVIVRVIVNLLTKAITSPFSLIASAFGGGGGEELGYVEFAPGTATLTPAAKDKIAKLGQALNDRPSLRLEISGRIDPATDEAGARRAWLDARVAEQKRRDQRDSAQAGGEAGNDEAGEQGAEIKVSKQEYPKYLEQVYKRTSMKKPRNFVGFTKSLPPEEMEKLLMANSTVTEADLKRLAEQRALVVKQSLEREGKVPESRLFLTAPKLSAEGIKDKGAPNRVDFSIRG, from the coding sequence ATGCGGGGTCAGATCTTCTGGAACGACATGGCTTTCAAGCAATCCATCCAGGCAGTGGCTGCCACGCCACGCGGCCGGCTGGCGACGCGCGTCGCCGGCGGCGTGGTCGCGGCGCTCGCGGTGTTCGGGCTGGCGGGGTATTTTGGCGGCCCGCCGCTGCTCAAATACCTGATTGAAAAGAACGCGACCGAGGCGCTGGGGCGCAAGGTCACGCTGGGCAAGGCCCACGTGCGCCCGTTCGAGCTGGCGGCCACGCTGACGGACCTCACTATCTATGAGCGCGACGGCAAGACCCCCGCGCTGACGCTGGGCGAGGCCGAGGCCAATACTTCGCTGGCCTCGGTCTGGCACCTGGCGCCGGTGGTGGACAACCTGCATGTCGACCGGCTGGCCGTGCACGTGCTGCGCGGCGCCGACGGCCGCATGAGCTTTGCCGATGTCCAGGACAAGCTTGCGGCCCTGCCGCCCAAGCCGCCCGATGCCAAGCCCGCGCGCTTCTCGGTCAACAACATCGCGGTCACCGGCACCAGCTTCAGCTATGACGACAAGCAGCTCGGTTCCAGCCTGCGCGTCGACAACCTGACGCTGACCCTGCCGTTCCTGTCGAACCTGCCGCATGACGTCGAGATCGTGACGCGGCCCACGCTGAGCGCACAGGTCAACGGCACGCGGCTGGCGCTCGATGGCGAGGTGCTGCCGTTTGCCGATTCGCGCCAGACCCGGCTCAACGTCAACCTTGACGGCCTGGAGGTCGCGCGGCTGATGGCGTTCGCGCCGCCGCTGCGCGATGCCGAGGTCAAGTCCGGCAAGCTCGACACGCGCCTGACCGTGGCCTTCCGCCAGCAGAAGGACACGCAGGAGATGCTGGTGATGGGCACGGCCGCGCTGCGCGATGCCGAGGTCGTCACGCGCGCCGGCCAGCCGCTGGTCAAGAGCGGCCGCCTGGCAGTGGATATCGGCAAGCTCGAACCGCTGGCCCACCGCGCGCAGCTGCGCAGCGTGGAGATTGAAGGGCTCGGCGTGGAAGCCGCACGGCGCGCAGATGGCTCGCTGAACCTGGCCACGGCGTTCCTGCCGCAGGCGGTCAGCAAGTCCACCGATGGTGTGGCGCCGGCACCGACACCGGCATCCGCGCCCGTCGCGGCGTCAGGCGCCCAGGCAACGCCCGCGGCGCCGCCGGCCACGGCAGCCAAGGACGTGCCGTGGCGCTATGCGGTCGACCGCATCGTCGTGAAGCAGGCCAGGCTGGGGTTTGAGGACGCGCTGGCGCCGTCGGGCCAGGGCAAGCTTGCGCTCGGCCCGCTCGATGCCGAGGTCAAGGGTTTTGCCGGCACGGAAGGGGACAAGCCGGCCCGCATCGACGCCACGCTGACCGTGGCCGACGGCCAGACGCTGCACCACACCGGCGACCTGTTGCTGCGCGACGGCACGCTGGCCGGCACGCTGGAAACCACCGGCCTGCGCCCGCAAGGGTTTGCCGCGTGGTGGCCGCGCGAGCTTCGCAGCCAGTTCGGCGAGACCGCGGTCAATGCCGAGCTGCACTACCGCATGGCGTGGGCCACGCCGCAGTTCCAGTTCGTGCTGGAAAAGTCGCGACTGGAGCTGGCGCCGCTCTATGTCGCGACGCGCGAGCCGGTGACGATGCCGGTATCCGCGGCCGCCCGCGCCGGCGCTGACGCGCAGGAGCGGGCCACTGCCAACGGCAACGCTGGCCCCCGCGCCAGCCGCCGCGAACGCGAGCGCGCCGCCGCCGACCGCGAAGGCGCCAACCTGCCGCTGCTGCGTGCGGAAAAGCTGGTGCTGGAAGATATCCAGTTCGACCTCGCCAAACAGACCTTCGCCACCAGCCAGGTCACGCTGGCGCAGCCGCAGATCGCCGCCACGCGCGACTACCACGGCCAGCTGATCGAGATGGCGCGACTGTGGGCCACGGAATCGGCACAGCAGGCGCGCGCCACGCCGCGCCAGGCCGCACCGGCCGCAGCCACCGCCAGCGGCGCGCCAGCCCCCGGCGGCTGGAAGGCCAACATCGGCAAGGTCACCGTTGACGGCGGCAGCGCGCGCCTGGCGGACTACCAGCCAGCCGAGGCCAACCGCGGCCGCCCGGTGATCCACGAGTTCCGCAATATCGCGCTCGCCACCGGCGCCATCGCCTGGCCGCTGACGCCGGCGGCGGTACCGGTCAGGCTGCATGCGGAGTCAGGCCAGCGCGGCGTGATCGGCGTGGACGGTTCGGTGCTGCCGACCGTCCCGGCCAGCCGCCTGCAACTGGACCTGCGCGAGGTGGAAATGCGCCCGCTGCAGCCCTACCTGGCCGACCGCTTCAATGCCGCGCTGCGCAGCGGCACGCTGACGGTCAAGGGCAAGCTCAATGTCGACGCGCCCACAGGCAAGCCCATCGCGGCGCAATTCGCTGGCAACGTGCTATCCGGCAACGTGCGCACGGTCGACCGTATCAGCGGCGACGACTTCCTGCGCTGGCGCTCGCTGGCGGTGTCGGGCATCGACTTTGCCATGGACGAGAGCAAGGGGCCGATGCGCGTGAGCCTGGGCAATGTCGCGCTGTCTGACTTCTATGCCCGCGTGATCCTGAACGCCAACGGCCGCCTGAACCTGCAGGACGTGATGGCCGGCGGCGCCGCGAAGGGCGAGGCAGCGCCGTCCACCAGCCTGACGCAGGCCAGCCCGGCATCGGCGCCGGCAACGCCGCCGGTGCAGGTCGGCGATACGCGCACGGCCCAGGTGGAGCAGAAGCCGGGCGGGCCCAAGCCGCAGGTGCGCATCGGCGGGGTCTCGCTCGAGAAGGGCAACATCAATTTCTCGGACTTCTTCGTCAAGCCCAACTACTCGGCCAACCTGACCGGCATGAAGGGCAAGGTGTCCAAGGTGTCGTCGGGCGACCCCACCCCGGCCGACCTGGTGCTGGATGGCCGCATCGACGACGATGCGCCGGTCAATATCAGCGGCAAGCTCAATCCGCTGGGTGAGCAGCTGTTCCTGGACATTGCCGCCAAGGCCTCGGGCGTGGAACTGACCCGGCTCACGCCCTATGCGGCCAAGTACGCCGGCTACCCGATCACCAAGGGCAAGCTGACGGTGGACGTGGCCTACAAGATCGAGAACGGCAAGCTCGATGCGAGCAACCACCTGTTCCTGGACCAGCTCACCTTCGGCGAGCGCGTCGACAGCCCGGATGCGACCAAGCTGCCGGTGCTGCTGGCGGTGTCGCTGCTGAAGGACCGCAACGGCGTGATCGACGTGAACCTGCCGGTGTCGGGCTCGCTGTCGGATCCGGAGTTCAGCATCGGCGGCGTGATCGTGCGCGTGATCGTCAACCTGCTGACCAAGGCGATCACGTCGCCGTTCTCGCTGATCGCCTCGGCCTTTGGCGGCGGCGGGGGCGAGGAACTGGGCTACGTCGAGTTCGCGCCCGGCACCGCGACGCTGACGCCGGCGGCCAAGGACAAGATCGCCAAGCTGGGCCAGGCGCTCAATGACAGGCCGTCGCTGCGGCTGGAAATCAGCGGCCGCATCGACCCGGCCACCGACGAGGCCGGCGCGCGCCGCGCGTGGCTGGATGCGCGCGTGGCCGAGCAGAAGCGGCGCGACCAGCGCGACAGCGCACAGGCGGGCGGCGAGGCCGGCAACGACGAAGCCGGCGAGCAGGGCGCCGAGATCAAGGTCTCGAAACAGGAATACCCGAAGTACCTGGAGCAGGTCTACAAGCGCACTTCCATGAAGAAGCCGCGCAATTTCGTCGGCTTCACTAAATCCCTGCCGCCCGAGGAAATGGAAAAGTTGCTGATGGCCAACTCCACGGTCACCGAAGCCGACCTGAAGCGCCTGGCCGAGCAACGCGCACTGGTGGTCAAGCAGTCGCTTGAACGCGAGGGCAAGGTGCCGGAAAGCCGGCTGTTCCTGACCGCGCCCAAGCTCAGCGCCGAGGGCATCAAGGACAAGGGCGCGCCCAACCGCGTGGACTTCTCCATCCGCGGGTAG
- a CDS encoding rubredoxin produces MQQDQLEAAVAYKTWVCVICGWVYDEEQGWPEDGIAPGTRWEDIPEDWRCPECDVGKAEFAMIEL; encoded by the coding sequence TTGCAGCAGGATCAACTGGAAGCCGCCGTCGCCTACAAGACCTGGGTGTGCGTGATCTGCGGCTGGGTCTACGACGAAGAACAGGGCTGGCCGGAAGACGGCATCGCCCCCGGCACGCGCTGGGAAGACATCCCCGAGGACTGGCGCTGCCCGGAATGCGACGTCGGCAAGGCCGAATTCGCCATGATCGAGCTGTAA
- a CDS encoding TonB-dependent receptor, with translation MNRRTPIATALLALCATPAATLAQQAPAPSTTTTQIKPAATLPAVVVNGEASRGDFNAGKASLSKLPADLRDVPQSVTVVNKALMESQGVSSLADALRNVPGITIGGAEGGQIGNNINLNGFSARTDIYLDGFRDRGQYYRDTFALEQVEVLMGPSSMLFGRGSTGGVINQVSKKPTLKAATEVTGSVTTNGLVRATADYNTPTGDTSAFRISAMAQDGKPSTRDEMTVRDFGIAPSWRTGIGTSTEITLSALLQHNRDMPDYGFSNLNGHPTNVDRNTFYGFTDDRTIQDIASLNAGITHKFSPNLRLRNQTQFNYVETDARETAPNSVGSVGARGFTPLTTSTLPLDQLFVRLQSHDRKIRDYSIFNQTELTASFDTGPVKHTLLVGAEVGHDGYNNQNYYRNGSCNGVALNPAATATAAAGTSGFVACEPLVNPAYTASPASVPTSTGNLQGGSANTLAAYLNDSIEFSKQWKAVAGVRYDRYMASITNSVNSTNTLGNTALANAEQTVNFTSVRLGGIWQPTEAQSYYVSYGTSFNPSLEQLTGTVGQQSLDPEKNKSYEAGGKWDLLGGDLSLTSAIFQITKDNARSQIDATTYALSGKIRVNGFRAGATGRITSRWQVFAGYTYLDAEIVNGIAANTTGKVPTNTPKHTTTAWTSYAFLPNWEIGGGAFYMSERFANNTNTVQVGSFVRWDGMLAYHQPKYDVRLNLFNIFDKKYYDALIQSDGGRSVPGTGRTAMLSFTYRM, from the coding sequence ATGAATCGCCGCACCCCCATTGCCACCGCGCTGCTCGCGCTGTGCGCCACGCCCGCCGCCACTCTCGCCCAGCAAGCTCCCGCACCTTCAACCACCACCACGCAGATAAAGCCGGCCGCCACGCTGCCGGCAGTGGTGGTCAACGGCGAGGCCTCCCGCGGCGATTTCAACGCCGGCAAGGCGTCGCTGAGCAAGCTGCCGGCCGACCTGCGCGACGTGCCGCAGTCGGTCACCGTGGTGAACAAGGCGCTGATGGAATCGCAGGGCGTCAGCTCGCTGGCCGATGCGCTGCGCAACGTGCCGGGTATCACTATCGGCGGTGCCGAAGGCGGCCAGATCGGCAACAACATCAACCTGAACGGCTTCTCGGCGCGGACCGACATTTACCTGGACGGCTTCCGCGACCGCGGCCAGTACTATCGCGATACCTTCGCACTCGAGCAGGTCGAGGTGCTGATGGGGCCGTCGTCGATGCTGTTCGGCCGCGGCTCCACCGGCGGCGTGATCAACCAGGTCAGCAAGAAGCCGACGCTGAAGGCCGCCACCGAGGTGACCGGCTCGGTCACCACCAACGGCCTGGTGCGCGCCACCGCCGACTACAACACGCCCACGGGCGACACCTCGGCGTTCCGCATATCGGCCATGGCGCAGGACGGCAAGCCGAGCACGCGCGACGAGATGACGGTGCGGGACTTTGGCATCGCGCCGTCGTGGCGCACCGGCATCGGCACCTCGACCGAGATCACGCTGTCGGCGCTGCTGCAGCATAACCGCGACATGCCGGACTATGGCTTCTCGAACCTGAACGGCCATCCGACCAATGTCGACCGCAATACCTTCTACGGCTTCACCGACGACCGCACCATCCAGGACATCGCGTCGCTCAACGCCGGCATCACGCACAAGTTCTCGCCCAACCTGCGGCTGCGCAACCAGACGCAGTTCAACTACGTTGAGACCGATGCCCGGGAGACCGCGCCCAACTCGGTTGGCTCGGTCGGCGCCAGGGGCTTCACGCCGCTCACCACCAGCACGCTGCCGCTGGACCAGCTCTTTGTTCGCCTGCAGAGCCATGACCGCAAGATCCGTGACTACTCGATCTTCAACCAGACCGAACTGACCGCCAGCTTCGACACGGGCCCGGTCAAACACACGCTGCTGGTGGGGGCCGAAGTGGGCCACGACGGCTACAACAACCAGAACTACTATCGCAACGGCAGCTGCAACGGCGTGGCGCTGAACCCGGCCGCCACTGCGACCGCCGCGGCTGGCACCTCCGGTTTCGTGGCCTGCGAGCCGCTGGTCAATCCGGCCTACACCGCGTCGCCGGCCAGCGTGCCCACCAGCACCGGCAACCTGCAGGGCGGCTCGGCCAATACGCTGGCGGCCTACCTGAACGACTCGATCGAGTTCAGCAAGCAATGGAAGGCGGTGGCGGGCGTGCGCTACGACCGCTACATGGCCAGCATCACCAACTCGGTCAACTCGACCAACACCCTGGGCAACACCGCACTGGCCAATGCCGAGCAGACGGTCAACTTCACCAGCGTGCGCCTGGGCGGCATCTGGCAGCCTACCGAGGCGCAGTCCTACTACGTGTCGTACGGCACCTCGTTCAACCCATCGCTGGAGCAGCTGACCGGCACCGTGGGCCAGCAGAGCCTGGACCCCGAAAAGAACAAGTCCTATGAAGCGGGCGGCAAGTGGGACCTGCTTGGCGGCGACCTGTCGCTGACGTCGGCAATCTTCCAGATCACCAAGGACAACGCCCGCAGCCAGATCGACGCCACCACCTATGCGCTGAGCGGCAAGATCCGCGTCAACGGCTTCCGCGCGGGCGCCACCGGACGCATCACCAGCCGCTGGCAGGTGTTTGCCGGCTACACCTACCTGGATGCCGAGATCGTCAACGGCATTGCCGCCAACACCACCGGCAAGGTGCCGACCAACACGCCCAAGCACACCACCACCGCCTGGACCAGCTACGCCTTCCTGCCCAACTGGGAAATCGGCGGCGGTGCCTTCTATATGTCGGAACGCTTTGCCAACAATACCAACACCGTCCAGGTGGGCAGCTTCGTGCGCTGGGACGGCATGCTGGCCTACCACCAGCCGAAGTACGATGTGCGGCTGAATCTGTTCAATATCTTCGACAAAAAGTATTACGATGCGCTGATTCAGTCCGACGGCGGGCGGTCCGTACCCGGCACCGGCCGCACGGCGATGCTTTCGTTCACCTACCGGATGTAA
- a CDS encoding Fe2+-dependent dioxygenase, protein MLVVIPKVLSAEQVGALRQRLEQAGEAWVDGRVTAGYSGAPVKFNQQIDERSEVARECQQLILSMLERNPLFISAALPNIVYPPMFNRYSEGMTFGAHVDGSVRIHPYDGRKLRTDISATLFLSELDSYDGGELQVRDTYGAHSVRLEAGDMVVYPATSLHQVTPITRGVRLASFFWIQSLVRDDARRAMLFDMDNAIQTLNQTGADEGARRTLVGCYHNLLRQWGET, encoded by the coding sequence ATGCTAGTCGTCATCCCCAAAGTTCTCAGCGCCGAACAGGTCGGCGCCCTGCGCCAGCGCCTGGAGCAGGCCGGCGAGGCCTGGGTGGACGGGCGCGTCACCGCCGGTTACTCGGGTGCGCCGGTCAAGTTCAACCAGCAGATCGACGAACGCTCGGAAGTGGCACGGGAGTGCCAGCAGCTGATCCTGTCGATGCTGGAGCGCAATCCGCTGTTTATCAGCGCGGCGCTACCCAACATCGTCTATCCGCCGATGTTCAACCGCTACAGCGAAGGAATGACCTTCGGCGCCCATGTGGACGGCAGCGTGCGCATCCATCCGTACGACGGGCGCAAGCTGCGCACCGACATCTCGGCCACCCTGTTCCTGTCGGAGCTGGACAGCTACGACGGCGGCGAGTTGCAGGTGCGGGACACCTACGGTGCCCATTCGGTCAGGCTGGAGGCCGGCGACATGGTCGTCTATCCCGCCACCAGCCTGCACCAGGTCACCCCGATCACGCGCGGCGTGCGGCTGGCCAGCTTCTTCTGGATCCAGAGCCTGGTGCGGGACGATGCCCGGCGTGCGATGCTGTTCGATATGGACAATGCGATCCAGACCTTGAACCAGACCGGCGCCGATGAGGGCGCCCGGAGGACGCTGGTGGGGTGCTATCACAATCTGCTGAGGCAGTGGGGCGAAACGTGA
- a CDS encoding MFS transporter, with amino-acid sequence MQVSPSGTRQPVRAATAAFVGTMIEWYDFYIYATAAALVFGPLFFPGGDPFLSTLASFGTFAVGFFARPLGGIVFGHWGDRIGRKKALMTTLMMMGVATIGIGLLPTYATAGAIAPVLLVLLRVVQGIAVGGEWGGAVLMAGEHAPKGRRTFFASFAQLGSPAGLILSLLAFRAVTSMEHDVFMDWGWRLPFLASAALLLVGVAIRLGVNESPEFAQVQAQRKTARLPIAEVWRTARVPVLLCIGANTIGIAGVYFTNTFMIAYTTQYLSLSRTLILDCLFAVAIIQFLAQPLAAWLAEKLGGARFLKLAALLAMASPYPMFLLVQTRQAPAIVLGIALAVVCMASFYSVIAGFVSGVFETRVRYSAISLSYQVCGAVAGGLTPLVGTILAQRFQGQWWPLAVFYTLLAGVSLLCIASIDARQRQQPQPAAQAAQA; translated from the coding sequence ATGCAAGTGTCCCCTTCCGGCACGCGCCAGCCCGTGCGCGCCGCCACGGCCGCCTTTGTCGGCACCATGATCGAGTGGTACGACTTCTACATCTACGCTACCGCCGCCGCGCTGGTGTTCGGCCCGCTGTTCTTCCCCGGCGGCGACCCCTTCCTGAGCACGCTGGCGTCATTCGGCACCTTCGCGGTCGGGTTCTTTGCCCGTCCGCTCGGCGGCATCGTGTTCGGCCACTGGGGCGACCGCATCGGCCGCAAGAAGGCGCTGATGACCACGCTCATGATGATGGGCGTGGCCACCATCGGCATCGGCCTGCTGCCGACCTACGCCACCGCGGGCGCCATCGCGCCGGTGCTGCTGGTGCTGCTGCGCGTGGTGCAGGGCATCGCCGTGGGCGGCGAATGGGGCGGCGCGGTGCTGATGGCGGGCGAGCATGCCCCCAAGGGCCGCCGCACCTTCTTCGCCTCGTTCGCGCAGCTCGGCAGCCCGGCCGGCCTGATCCTGTCGCTGCTGGCTTTCCGCGCGGTGACATCGATGGAGCACGACGTGTTCATGGACTGGGGCTGGCGCCTGCCATTCCTGGCCAGCGCGGCGCTGCTGCTGGTGGGCGTGGCGATCCGGCTGGGCGTGAACGAATCGCCCGAGTTCGCGCAGGTGCAGGCGCAGCGCAAGACCGCCAGGCTGCCGATTGCCGAAGTCTGGCGCACGGCCCGCGTGCCGGTGCTGCTGTGCATCGGCGCCAATACCATCGGCATTGCCGGGGTGTACTTCACCAACACTTTCATGATTGCGTACACCACGCAATACCTGTCGCTGTCCAGGACGCTGATTCTCGACTGCCTGTTCGCCGTGGCCATCATCCAGTTCCTGGCGCAGCCGCTGGCCGCCTGGCTGGCCGAGAAGCTTGGCGGCGCGCGCTTCCTCAAGCTGGCCGCGCTGCTGGCCATGGCTTCCCCCTATCCGATGTTCCTGCTGGTGCAGACGCGCCAGGCGCCGGCCATCGTGCTCGGCATCGCGCTGGCGGTGGTGTGCATGGCGAGCTTCTATTCGGTGATCGCGGGCTTTGTCAGCGGTGTCTTCGAAACGCGCGTGCGCTACTCGGCGATCTCGTTGTCCTACCAGGTCTGCGGCGCGGTGGCGGGCGGGCTGACACCGCTGGTGGGGACCATCCTCGCGCAGCGCTTCCAGGGCCAATGGTGGCCGCTGGCGGTGTTCTACACCTTGCTGGCCGGCGTGTCGCTGCTGTGCATCGCCAGCATCGATGCACGCCAGCGCCAGCAACCACAACCCGCCGCGCAAGCCGCGCAGGCCTGA
- a CDS encoding Zn-dependent hydrolase produces MNAITINGERLWQALMDLAQVGATPRGGNARLALTALDGQARDLVTGWMREAGLTVRIDRVGNIFGRRAGRNDALAPVTTGSHIDTQPTGGKFDGCYGVMAGLEVMRTLNDHGVTTEAPLELAIWTNEEGARFVPVMMGSGVFAGVFPEATALAAADNAGKSVAGELAAIGYAGTAPVGHKVGAYFEAHIEQGPILEAEDKVIGVVTGSLGLRWYDVTVTGMEAHAGPTPMPLRRDALHGASFLFQEVTKIANDFAPDGRGTVGVVNVHPSSRNVIPGRVQFSVDLRHLDGGQLDRMEARLRAACAALASGSTTGAVLAVEVEAIQRFEPTPFAPELVAHVRQAAAARGYTHCDIVTGAGHDAVYLARVAPTAMIFVPCKDGISHNEIEDARPEHLEAGANVLLAAMLAQAQG; encoded by the coding sequence ATGAACGCAATCACGATCAATGGCGAACGCCTGTGGCAAGCGCTGATGGACCTGGCGCAGGTCGGCGCCACGCCCAGGGGCGGCAATGCGCGCCTGGCCCTGACCGCGCTGGACGGGCAGGCGCGCGACCTCGTCACCGGCTGGATGCGAGAGGCCGGCCTGACCGTGCGCATCGACCGCGTGGGCAATATCTTCGGGCGCCGGGCGGGCCGCAACGACGCGCTTGCCCCGGTGACGACCGGCAGCCATATCGACACCCAGCCCACCGGCGGCAAGTTCGACGGATGCTATGGCGTCATGGCCGGACTGGAAGTCATGCGCACGCTCAATGACCACGGCGTGACCACCGAGGCGCCGCTGGAACTGGCGATCTGGACCAATGAGGAAGGCGCGCGCTTCGTGCCGGTGATGATGGGATCGGGCGTGTTCGCCGGCGTTTTCCCGGAGGCCACCGCGTTGGCGGCAGCGGACAACGCCGGCAAGTCCGTTGCCGGCGAACTCGCGGCGATCGGCTATGCGGGCACCGCCCCGGTCGGCCACAAGGTTGGCGCGTACTTCGAGGCGCATATCGAGCAAGGCCCGATCCTCGAGGCCGAGGACAAGGTCATCGGCGTGGTGACAGGGTCGCTTGGCCTGCGCTGGTATGACGTCACGGTGACTGGCATGGAGGCGCATGCCGGCCCCACCCCCATGCCGCTGCGCCGGGACGCCCTGCATGGCGCGTCGTTCCTGTTCCAGGAAGTGACGAAGATCGCGAACGACTTTGCCCCCGATGGGCGGGGGACGGTCGGGGTGGTCAATGTCCACCCGTCTTCACGCAACGTCATCCCGGGGCGAGTGCAGTTCAGCGTCGACCTTCGCCATCTCGATGGCGGCCAGCTTGACCGGATGGAAGCAAGGCTGCGCGCGGCGTGCGCGGCACTGGCCAGCGGCAGCACGACAGGTGCCGTGCTGGCGGTGGAAGTCGAAGCGATCCAGCGCTTCGAGCCGACGCCCTTCGCGCCCGAGCTTGTGGCGCATGTCCGGCAGGCGGCCGCGGCGCGTGGCTACACGCATTGCGACATCGTTACCGGCGCGGGCCACGACGCGGTCTACCTGGCCAGGGTGGCGCCGACGGCAATGATCTTCGTGCCGTGCAAGGACGGCATCAGCCACAACGAGATCGAGGACGCCAGGCCCGAGCATCTCGAGGCGGGCGCCAATGTGCTGCTTGCTGCCATGCTGGCGCAAGCCCAGGGCTGA